TATCCTCTTTCATAGACTTTGCCGTGAGAAAAATCAGCGGAGCCTGCTTGTCCATGGCACGAATATCTCGAGCTAGAGAAAAGCCATCTTTTTTGGGCATCATTACATCTAGAATACAGAAATCAAAATCTCCTTCTTGAAAAGCCCTGAAACCCGCTTCCCCGTCCTGGCACAAAACGGTTTCATATCCCTTAAGTTGAAGATATTCATTAAGAATTTGTCCCAAATTAGGGTCGTCTTCCACAAGTAGAATTTTGACTTTACTCATATCACTCTTTATTTAGTTGGTAAGGAAGAAACACAGTAAACTCACTTCCTTTTTTCAGCTCGCTTTTCACTTGAATATTACCTCCATGTGCCTCCACCATGTTCTTTACATAAGCTAGTCCAAGACCAAATCCTTTTACGTCATGCAGATTGCCTGTAGGTATTCTATAAAACTTTTCAAAAATCTTGTTAACTACTTCTTTCGACATGCCAATACCTTTATCAATGATCTTAATCATTATGCCTTTGGCATGATCAATGGTCATGATTTTGATGGCTGGTTTATCCGCAGAATATTTATTCGCATTATCCAATAGGTTGTACACGATATTGGTCAAGTGCATTTGATCAGCAGTAATCGTCTGATTGATCGCCAGTAAATCCGTTGATATCTGCCCTCCTTTACTTGTTACCTGAATTTGAATATTGGCCAGAGCCTTTTCTATAATCTCGTGTACGTTGACCTGTTCCAGCTTTAGCTTGAAATCATTCCGCTCTATCACCGCCATTTGAAGAACTTTTTCGACCTGAAGTCCCAAACGTTTATTCTCATCATGTATAATACCCAGGTACCTTTCACTAAGCCCTTCAGTATTTCTAATTTGATCATCACGAAGTGCTTCACAGGCCAATGAAACCGTTGATATCGGGGTTTTAAACTCGTGGGTCATGTTATTGATGAAATCACTTTTTATCTCCGAAAGTTTCTTTTGTCTGAAAATCGTATGAATGGCAAAAGAGAAGCAAACCAGAATGATTACGATAAAAATTAAAGAAGACACTAGTGTCACCCATATTTTACCCAATAAATAAGTCTGCTGATCTGGAAACCTAACTACCAAATAGCCTGCAGCACCCATGATATCGTTTGGGAAAAGACTGGCTCTTAAATCGGATGATTGTAATTCAGATCTGCTGTCAGCAATTTGCTCAATGGTGAATCTTTCTTCCAGCGGATCAAATATGCCAAAGTCAAATGGTAGTTCTATTCCTCGATCCTGCAGACTACTCTTTAGTAACGAATCTGCCTCTTGAGCATCAATTCTGCTATTCAAAGACTTAACCCCTGCAAACAATTCATGCATGGCCAATTGAACATACTCACTTTTCTTGGCAATTCGCTTTAATCTTTTCTGATATTCAATGTTGTTGGTAATAATTGAATCGACTTCACCTTCTTTGATGAAAATCTCTTCATCCGAATCATCCGATGGAGTTTCAGTTAATGTAATCGAAACATTTTTAAGTTTTGGATCATTTTTCTCTGAATCAAAATAGAAACTCAACCACTCAGGGCGTCTACTAGAGTCTTTGGCATAATCCTGTACCTGAATGACTTTCTTTTCAAATGTGCTCTCTATCAACTCATATTGATTAGAGTCGCTTTCCGATGGGCTCTTAAATGCAAAATTGGTGTGAAAGTTATCCACCGCGACTATCATGGCTTCTTTCTTCTCCAACTTTTGAGCAACAGAAGTTAAAGCGTCTTGCACATCCCTTTTGAATGCTTCCTCATTAGCACTAATAATACTCTCAATCCAATAGACTTGAAATACCACAAGGCCCACGAGCGCCAATCCCATGGCCAAAATCAACCCTCTAATAGCCAATTTATTCATGTCTCAAATTTACGTTTTTGGAGAAGCAACGATCTCTATTTAACCAATTTTAACTATTTGAATTATTTATCCAGCAGTTGGATCAATTGAGTCAATTGAGTGATTTCAGATGTAACCTCCTCTTGATGACTATTCTTTGCCGGATTGAAATAGACCTGATCCATTCCAAAATCACGAGCACCTTTGATGTCTGTCCCAAGGTTGTCACCAATCATCAATGAGTCTTCTAAAACTGCTCCGGTATGCTTTATTGCATAATGGTAAATCCCAGCACTCGGTTTTTTATGTCCCGCCTTTTCTGATGTAATGATTTTATCAAAATATTGATCCAAGCCTGAGTGTTCCATTTTTATGGATTGAATCTCTTCAAAACCATTCGTGATGATATGTAGATCAAACTGATCTCTACAAAAGTCCAGTACCTCAAAGGCTCCATCAATTACTTTTTTCTTTTTGGAACATTCCACTAGAAAATTGGCATTCATGTCTACCAGCAAATCCTCTTTTACACTCCTCATATTGGCATTGGCGGCCTCCAGTACAATACGAAAGCGGTTATTTCTTAGATAGAATTTATCAATTTTACCTGTATCCAAATCCGCCCATAGTTTCGCATTTTCATGAAAAAAAACATCTCGAAATGTAACTTCATCCTGCACCCCATACTTGCCCAGATCGTACCTATGATATAAATCGAAAAGTGTTTCAGACGCATTAGCGTCCCAGTCCCATAAGGTATGGTCCAGGTCAAAGAACAAATATTTGTATGACTTCAATATTGAAATGGTTTTTTGTTGATGGATAACTCTCTATTCGAGTGAAGGACTTTGAGCGTTTCTAAATCCTTTTGGAGTTGCTGATCCTTGTTGAGAAACTTAAAAATTTGAGACACCATGCCCATAACCTCCTCCTTGATTTGATAAAACACCCATTGATCTTTCTTTCTGGAATTCAACAAACCGGCATGTTTTAAATAAGTGATATGTCTTGAAGTTTTCGTCTGTGTAAAATCCAATACATGCTCTATATCCGAAATGCTTAATTCGTTTTCATTGAACAACAAAAACATAATTCGCACTCTTGCCTCTTCTGAGAACGACTTGAAAATTTGCGAACCAAACTGAAGATTAAAATGCTTTAGCTGCATGGGTTCTGTAGTTTAGAGATTTATAGTGACCAAACCATCCAATAAGGATTGCTGAATAATTGTTTAGTTTTGTAAGCATAGAAAACCAACACGTGCAAATTAGCATTAAATAAAGAAAAAGAATCAGTGAAGCACATTTTAGCAGCTCTCTTCGGTATCATATTCATGTCCTATGCCTTTGTTTCATTTGGGCAAACGGATCAAAGAATCATTCAGTTTTCTGGAATCGTGGTAGGTGAAGACAGTACATCCGGAGTGCCTGGAGTGCACATTTTCGTGCCTAAAGGAGGAAGAGGAACTACTTCCAATCCGTATGGCTACTTCTCCATGCCTGTGCTTGAAAATGATAGTCTGATTATCAGTGCAGTTGGTTATGAAAAAATGCACTTGATTATTCCTGAAGGAGGAAATGACAACTATACGGTAATTGTAGAATTGTTGCCTGACACCACCTTCTTGCCAGAGCTTGAAGTCTATCCATTCCCTACAGAAGAACTTCTAAAAGAAGCAATTCTTGCTATGCAAGTGCCTTATCAATATCAATATAAAAATATGCAACAAAGTCTGGATCAGGCCATGTTGAATAAAATGTATAGGAATCTTCCTATGAATGCTGGTAACAACTACAACTACTATGTAAACCAGCAAATGCTCACTTACAATGCTAGGTTCCAGACTACTTCTGTGCCTCTGCTCAATCCTTTTGCCTGGGGTGAATTTATCAAATCACTCAAACGCAACAAGAACAAAAAGTAGTAAAAGAGAAAAGGGACAAAAAATGCCCCTTTTCATCAACCAACCGTAAACTATTATCTTTAATCTTCGAGCTGATAAACTATAGCAGTACTTGATTCCATAATCAAATTGCTTTGCCCGATGAGTACTCTCAGCTTCTGACTACTGGCTTCATGCATTGGAGTCATTTCTCCAGTCAGAACGAGATTGAAGTTTTTATCAAAGATTTGAACTGGAACGGGACAAGCCACACATTCGCCAACTGTTAAATCTTCGGTATCTACTATTTCCAAGATCTCTGTCTTGGCACTTTGTTCTACTTTTTCATTTTTATCTTCTGTGTTGGCATGGAGAGTGAAGCTGAATGCCACCAGAGAGAGTGCGAGTAAATAGGTGTGCGTTTTCATGAGTAATATATTTTGAGTAATTGACCTTGCCACTTTAATAACCAATCCAATGCCAACTATTGTTATCGTCTGATTAACAGCTATTTATGAATTTGTAGATTGACACGCAGATAGTGACACTGTTCGCTTATGTACAAAAAATGGGTCAAACCTGTACATAAAACCTTTTTTTGCCTACCGACGTAGTTAATTTTTTCTTTGGATACTGTGATGGCTTTTTGCTTTCAATTATCTTGTTGGGTGCAACAAATAGCGCTTTTCATGAATGAAAAACTAGACATCGACAACCTGCCAACCCTCACAGAAATGTTGTACCACTGGGAACAGGTGAAGCCCGACGAGGTTTTTCTTCGGCAGCCTACTGGAGATCAATGGACCACCTATACCTGGGCGGAATCAATTGATCAAATTCGTAGGATGGCGAATTATCTGATAGAATTGAACCTTCCTCTACTAAGCAAGATCGCCATTGTATCAAAGAATTGTGCACATTGGATACTCGCTGATCAGGCCATTACGATGGCAGGACATGTCTCTGTACCCTTGTACCCCAACCTGACCGCCGATCAGCTCAACGAGATACTAATCCACTCTGAATCGAAAGTGCTATTTACAGGAAAGCTCGAAGACTGGGATACAATGAAAGATGGGGTTCCTAAGGATATGCATGGTATTGCTTTGCCACTGAGTACCGAAACAGCTTATGAAAAATGGGATGAAATCATGGAGCGAACACCTCCATTGAAAGAAAATCCTATCCCCAAATCAGAGGATATGGTGGCGATCCTCTACACCTCTGGGACTACTGGTACTCCCAAAGGAGTTATGCTACATCATAATAACTACAAGTTGGCTGTTCGTGCCGTGCAAAAAGTACTTTCCGTGATAGACAAACCACACCGGTTTTTTTCATACCTACCGCTATGCCATGTGGCCGAACGTGGAGTGGTTGAGACTTGCGGAATTTACTCGGGAGGCTCTATATCTTTTGTTGAGTCCCTGGATACATTTGTGCAAAACCTACAGGACACACAGCCTACCATCTTTTTTGGCGTCCCCAGGATTTGGACAAAATTTCAACACGGAGTCTTAGCCAAAATCTCCCAGAAAAAACTGGACTTCCTACTCAGAGTACCTCTTCTTAGTGGATTGATCAAAAACAAAATCAAGAAAGGACTGGGCCTAAGCCAAGCAGAAATATTGGTTACCGCAGCTGCTCCTTGTCCTCGATCCTTGCACGAATGGTACCAAAAAATGGACCTTTCCCTCCTGGAACTCTATGGCATGACAGAAAATCATGGCATCTGTACGATCATACCACTGGATGCGATGCAGATGGGTTCTGTAGGAACTGCTTATCCTGATATGGATATTAGAATAGATGCAGATACCGGCGAAATATTGATGAAAGCAGATTGGGTCATGTCTGGATACTTCAAGGAACCCGAGCTGTCTGCTCAAGTATTGGCTGATGACTACCTCCACACCGGAGATATGGGCGAGCTGGATGCAAAAGGCTATCTGACCATTACTGGAAGAATAAAAGACACATTTAAAACCGCAAAAGGAAAATTCGTAGTACCAGGGCCAATCGAATGGGGATTTGCTCTCAATACCGATGTCGAACAAATCTGTGTATTGGGTAGAAGCTTGCCACAGCCTATTGCTTTAATTGTACTTTCGGAAATCGGCCTGAGCAAGTCTCAGGAAGATGTACTCCATGGATTGAAAGAAACCATCTCGCAAGTGGTGCAAAATTTGGTGGACTACGAAAAAATCAAAAAAGCGATTATAGTAAAGGAACCTTGGAGTATTGAGAACGGAATTTTGACTCCTACTATGAAAATTAAACGCAACGTACTTGAGCATCGTTATACAGAAAAACTAGAAGAATGGTACAGTCATCCAGAAACCATCATTTGGGAACAAATGTCTACTGCATGATCTCTTTCTTCTTTGTAGTTTTGCCTTTGTAGTTTTGCGATAAATAATGGGCTTGCGATGAATGTAGTGCGGAATAAAGAAACAGAATTTATAGACTTGGGATTGATTGATTATCAAGAGGCTTGGGATTACCAAACCAAATTGTTCGATCAAACCGTTGCACTCAAAATTGAAAACCGGAAAAAAGAAGAAACCGATCAAACGATAACTCCTAATTATCTGATCTTCTGCTCACACCCTCATGTCTACACATTAGGGAAGTCTGGTGATCAAGCTAACCTTTTGCTAGACGAAAAAGGGCTGGAAGAGAAACATGCCACCTTCTATAAAATCAATCGCGGTGGTGACATCACCTATCATGGACCAGGCCAGATTGTAGGTTACCCCATTCTGGATTTAGATAATTTTTTTACTGACATTCATAAGTACCTCAGGTTGCTTGAAGAAGCGATCATTCTCACGTTGGCGGATTATGGGATAGCAGCGGGTAGAATCGATGGATTGACGGGGGTTTGGATAGATATTGACAACCCTGCAAAAGCTCGTAAAATTTGTGCTATGGGTGTGAAATCCAGCCGATGGGTGACAATGCACGGCTTTGCCTTCAACGTAATGACCGATCTGAATTATTTCCAGAATATCATCCCCTGTGGCATTGATGATAAAGCGGTGACTTCATTGGAATTTGAGTTAGGCGAAAAGCCGGATATGAATGAAGTGCAAGAAAGATTAAAAGGACATTTAGCGGATTTGTTTGAGTTAGATCTAATCGATTCTTAAAGCACAATCTTACCCAACTTATCCATTACCTCCACTTTGTAGTTTCTTCCTACAGGTATACTTTCATTATTGAGTTCGATCTCACTGGCTGAGTAGCTTTCTATCTTCGGTATGTTGATGATAAAAGAGCGGTGTACTCTGATAAAATGATTGGCTGGTAGTTTGGTCTCTAGCACACTGATTTTTTGGTGAGTGACCACCTCTTTTTCAGCTGTCTTTATTTTCACGTAGTCCTTGATGCTTTCTATATACAAGATGTCTTTCAAGCACACACGTATCATTTTCTTATCACATTTGAAAAAGATAAAATCATCGCCTTCCGCATTAGTAGAAACCTCTACTTCTTTGGAGTGATTCAGTGCCTTAGAAACGGCCTTCATGAATCTATCAAATGATATTGGTTTGAGCAAATAATCTAACACTTCCAATTCGAAGCCTTCCAAAGCATACTCTCTATAAGCTGTAGTAAAAATTACC
The sequence above is drawn from the Reichenbachiella sp. genome and encodes:
- a CDS encoding HAMP domain-containing sensor histidine kinase is translated as MNKLAIRGLILAMGLALVGLVVFQVYWIESIISANEEAFKRDVQDALTSVAQKLEKKEAMIVAVDNFHTNFAFKSPSESDSNQYELIESTFEKKVIQVQDYAKDSSRRPEWLSFYFDSEKNDPKLKNVSITLTETPSDDSDEEIFIKEGEVDSIITNNIEYQKRLKRIAKKSEYVQLAMHELFAGVKSLNSRIDAQEADSLLKSSLQDRGIELPFDFGIFDPLEERFTIEQIADSRSELQSSDLRASLFPNDIMGAAGYLVVRFPDQQTYLLGKIWVTLVSSLIFIVIILVCFSFAIHTIFRQKKLSEIKSDFINNMTHEFKTPISTVSLACEALRDDQIRNTEGLSERYLGIIHDENKRLGLQVEKVLQMAVIERNDFKLKLEQVNVHEIIEKALANIQIQVTSKGGQISTDLLAINQTITADQMHLTNIVYNLLDNANKYSADKPAIKIMTIDHAKGIMIKIIDKGIGMSKEVVNKIFEKFYRIPTGNLHDVKGFGLGLAYVKNMVEAHGGNIQVKSELKKGSEFTVFLPYQLNKE
- a CDS encoding YjjG family noncanonical pyrimidine nucleotidase, coding for MKSYKYLFFDLDHTLWDWDANASETLFDLYHRYDLGKYGVQDEVTFRDVFFHENAKLWADLDTGKIDKFYLRNNRFRIVLEAANANMRSVKEDLLVDMNANFLVECSKKKKVIDGAFEVLDFCRDQFDLHIITNGFEEIQSIKMEHSGLDQYFDKIITSEKAGHKKPSAGIYHYAIKHTGAVLEDSLMIGDNLGTDIKGARDFGMDQVYFNPAKNSHQEEVTSEITQLTQLIQLLDK
- a CDS encoding metalloregulator ArsR/SmtB family transcription factor, with product MQLKHFNLQFGSQIFKSFSEEARVRIMFLLFNENELSISDIEHVLDFTQTKTSRHITYLKHAGLLNSRKKDQWVFYQIKEEVMGMVSQIFKFLNKDQQLQKDLETLKVLHSNRELSINKKPFQY
- a CDS encoding carboxypeptidase-like regulatory domain-containing protein encodes the protein MKHILAALFGIIFMSYAFVSFGQTDQRIIQFSGIVVGEDSTSGVPGVHIFVPKGGRGTTSNPYGYFSMPVLENDSLIISAVGYEKMHLIIPEGGNDNYTVIVELLPDTTFLPELEVYPFPTEELLKEAILAMQVPYQYQYKNMQQSLDQAMLNKMYRNLPMNAGNNYNYYVNQQMLTYNARFQTTSVPLLNPFAWGEFIKSLKRNKNKK
- a CDS encoding AMP-binding protein, with the translated sequence MNEKLDIDNLPTLTEMLYHWEQVKPDEVFLRQPTGDQWTTYTWAESIDQIRRMANYLIELNLPLLSKIAIVSKNCAHWILADQAITMAGHVSVPLYPNLTADQLNEILIHSESKVLFTGKLEDWDTMKDGVPKDMHGIALPLSTETAYEKWDEIMERTPPLKENPIPKSEDMVAILYTSGTTGTPKGVMLHHNNYKLAVRAVQKVLSVIDKPHRFFSYLPLCHVAERGVVETCGIYSGGSISFVESLDTFVQNLQDTQPTIFFGVPRIWTKFQHGVLAKISQKKLDFLLRVPLLSGLIKNKIKKGLGLSQAEILVTAAAPCPRSLHEWYQKMDLSLLELYGMTENHGICTIIPLDAMQMGSVGTAYPDMDIRIDADTGEILMKADWVMSGYFKEPELSAQVLADDYLHTGDMGELDAKGYLTITGRIKDTFKTAKGKFVVPGPIEWGFALNTDVEQICVLGRSLPQPIALIVLSEIGLSKSQEDVLHGLKETISQVVQNLVDYEKIKKAIIVKEPWSIENGILTPTMKIKRNVLEHRYTEKLEEWYSHPETIIWEQMSTA
- the lipB gene encoding lipoyl(octanoyl) transferase LipB is translated as MNVVRNKETEFIDLGLIDYQEAWDYQTKLFDQTVALKIENRKKEETDQTITPNYLIFCSHPHVYTLGKSGDQANLLLDEKGLEEKHATFYKINRGGDITYHGPGQIVGYPILDLDNFFTDIHKYLRLLEEAIILTLADYGIAAGRIDGLTGVWIDIDNPAKARKICAMGVKSSRWVTMHGFAFNVMTDLNYFQNIIPCGIDDKAVTSLEFELGEKPDMNEVQERLKGHLADLFELDLIDS
- a CDS encoding LytTR family DNA-binding domain-containing protein, with translation MKCIIVDDEPLAIEVIESYVDKIDSLELVGKFRNAIKAFDYIQSGEPVDLIFLDIQMPKLTGIEFLKTLTNPPKVIFTTAYREYALEGFELEVLDYLLKPISFDRFMKAVSKALNHSKEVEVSTNAEGDDFIFFKCDKKMIRVCLKDILYIESIKDYVKIKTAEKEVVTHQKISVLETKLPANHFIRVHRSFIINIPKIESYSASEIELNNESIPVGRNYKVEVMDKLGKIVL